The sequence TCGCGTGCCCGCGCTCGCGAGACGGACCTCGAGGGACTCGTCGCCGAACGCGGAGAAGAGCGGCTGCGCGACGCCGCCCATCTTGAGGACGCCGAGGAACGAGAAGTAGAGGCTCGGGATGCGGTCCATGAAGATGCAGACGCGGTCGCCCGGCGCGACGCCGCGGTCCACGAGGAACTTCGCGAAGCCGTTCGAGTGCGCGCGAAGGTCGTTGAACGTGTAGGTGCGCCGCTTGCCCCCGAAGCCCTCCCAGATGAGCGCGAGCCTCTCGCCTCGGCCCCGCTCGCAGACGCGGTCGGAGCAGATGGCGCCGATGTTGAGGAGCTCGCCGTCGCGCCAGCCGAGGACCTCTCTCGCGATGCTCCAGTCGAAGCCCTTCAGGCGCTCCTCGTAGGACCCGATGTTGCTCAAGGGAACTCCCTTCGTGATGCCCGCTGCCGATGTCGCGGCGGCCCCGGCGGCACCTCCGCGTCCCGGCGGCCCGCGCTCGGCCCCGCCGCCGCGCTACGCCTCGAGCACGACGACCGCGGTCGCCGTCGCGGCCGAGTGCGCGACCGACACCCAGCTTCGCGTGACGCCCTTCGCACGCGCGACGTCGAGCGCTCGGCCCGCGAGCCGCAGGCCGAGCTCGCCCGTCGCCTCCCTCACGACCTCGATGTCGGTCCACGCGACGCCCTGCGAGAGCCCCGCGCCGAGCGCCTTCATGGCCGCTTCCTTCGCCGCGAATCGCGCCGCGTAGCTCTCCCACGGCCGGGCGCGCGACGAGGCGTAGGCCGCCTCGTCAGGCAGGAAGAGCTCCCGGACGAGGGCCTCCGACAGCCGTGTCCGGAACTCGCCGAGGTCCACGATGTCAATGCCGACGCCGACGATCACGGTGCGGCTCCGGGAGTCGCTTCATGACTGATGGGGCTTGGGGATTCTATCCGCTCCTGAACGGTGGGTCAAGCGGGGGCCGGCGGCCGCGCGGTGCGCGAGGCCGGAACCGTGAGCTTGAAGGAGTCGCAGTCGGTGGAGCCCCGGAAGCGGATGTGAGGCGGGGCCGCCCGCGTCAGCGATACAGAGCCTTGATGGTCCCCCATGTCCCGCTGCCGACGGGCGTGATCTGCTCGTTGAGATACAGGTGGACGCCATCCGTCCGTGTGACAATCACGAGATCGGGGTCCCCATCGCAGTCAACGTCGGGGAAGGCAACTCCGTACACGCCGACCGTCGCGGTCGTCACCCCCGTCAGCATCGCGTCATTGCGCACGTAGTTCCACACCTGGGGCGTCCCAACGTTCTCCCAGCACTTCACGCGACTGAAGGGCGACCCCCCTACGATGTCCAGGTCACCGTCCCCGTCGAGGTCCGCGAGCGAGAACGCACCGTTGCCGAACCCGCCTACACCGGGGATCATCACAACCGGCAGCCAGTAGGGAGCCGCCGGCGTTCCGTCGTTCTCGCAGACGCCGACCGCTCCGCATGAGGCCATCACCAGAATGTCAAGGTCACCGTC is a genomic window of Candidatus Effluviviaceae Genus I sp. containing:
- a CDS encoding 4'-phosphopantetheinyl transferase superfamily protein, which gives rise to MIVGVGIDIVDLGEFRTRLSEALVRELFLPDEAAYASSRARPWESYAARFAAKEAAMKALGAGLSQGVAWTDIEVVREATGELGLRLAGRALDVARAKGVTRSWVSVAHSAATATAVVVLEA